TTCTGATGAGATCTGAGATGTTTCCCTAACTCTTGTCACTTGATGGTGACAGCAACTCCATCAGCATtgattaattgtattttaagTGTGAAATTTAGACATATCTTTTCGGAGCTGCGTGTAGTGGGCTCTTATCTGTGGCCCCCAGTCACCAAAATGTTTATCATAGCCCACCCAcccatcctccctccctcctggGCATGAAGCCGCACCTCCTCCCCCATCTGTGCGCTGTGGGGATTACGGATGGACGGCAGCCCGTCGGCGGCTCATCCTGCGCAGGCAGCCGTCGTCTGTCCGCGAAGGGCGTCGACGACGGCGATGGTGGGATACTAGCATCCCTCACGTCCCCGCCGGATGTTCGCTCCAACCCGGCTTCAACGACGAGGAGAAGCgctcgtttgtttgtttttcggATCCCCTCTTGGGACCGTGAACACCTCATGACATGTTCGAGTAAGTCATTCGACGGCGGCTGGGATGAGGGGCGTTTCACATAGTCCCCCTTTTTGGAACGATTCGCATGGAATTACAACCAAAACGAACATTTCGACTCAATATCTAGCCATTCTTGCGCGTTATTTGTACCAAACGCAAGTGGTGCGTTCACGTGAATCTCGGTCGCTCAGCGGTCATCCGGTCACAGACTCCCCCACCCTCCTCTCGTCGCCGAGTACAGGAGCCTCCATCCCCCCCAAAAcggtctttttattttattttttgaccgTGAAATGAGCCCCCATGTCACGGTGCCTCCATCccgtgtgtttttgttggtttCTTCGATCCACGTCGCTTGACACGATTGATGCTAATTTCTCCATGTTGCTTATTCGCTAGCCGTCGCTGTCCGAATGAATGGATTTACATCAGAGGTGACAAATTATGAATATTCGTCTTATTATCAGACGTTATGAAGGTATTGCGTGGTCGTTGTAGTTGTTGAGTGTCATCAGAAGCGGGAGCACGTTGTAAACTAACGCTGACACCGATTCTCAACACTAAGTCCCTATAATAGGCTTGTCAACATGGTAGGTAGGATTCAGCCATTGAATGTAAAGTTTATTTGTGGTACTTTACTCAATAAGGTCACAAATGAAGCAGCAATACACAGTAATAAACATTGTCCTATTCGTGACATTCATGATTTGAGAATTCAAATTGACATTGCAAAGGCAGAATATTTGCGTTGGATCTCATTAGACTACTACATTTTGCCTAATTTTATGCCTGATGAATGGTCATTGTTGACATGGTCAAATTTTACATGTGCACTGCAAGCTGAGTGTTGATGGAGTCTTTGcccaaatatgtttttttttttggttgttgctCTGAATGTGGCGAATAAGTGCTCACTACTCCCCCAGCCTCAGTTCTGAGGCTTTCGATGCAAATCTCTTGTGCAATTTGCATGCAGGTCGTTTTATGTACTCTGCCAATGCAAACGCAGCCAAATTGTACTTGTCAATCGAATTGTACAAAGAAATAGAATGTCACCTAATGAAATGatcggggggaaaaaataatttgacacTATTGCAATGATCCATAAGTTGTATAgccaattttttaaaacatcttttttgaGGGGTTAAGTAAAAATCAATAGCAAGTCAGCTTTTTATCGTATTTACAAAAAGTGCACAAAAGATGAGTTTTTCCATTGAGgttcaaaagaaatgtttttgaacCACAAATAGGCAATGTTTTGCTATAAAAGCCAAACTCTGCTTTtcacaaatgagaaaaatgtacctaaaaaatccaaatagGGGACGAGAGTTAACGTTTAAGCTGATTTTTGCTTCGTGTTTTGTATGGACCTCAAATGTTAGGAATTTTTTGGGGCCGTCTCGCTTGAAAGTGGGATCGTCCTCCTTATCAGTCAAAATTGGTTCAGGCTGATAAAAGTGCCCCCTGTGTGGCCTTCCCTTTGCATTTAGTGGCTATTGTCAAACAGGAAGCTCGCTCTTTGCCTTCTTGTCGCGTGCTCTTTGCCATCTAATGAAaaattcacctttttttttttttttttttggttctgttcttttttttttgcagcaccgCCAGTAACTCTCCACGCAGCACTCCAGGTAGCTCACCCTCCTTGCGTCGGCGGGTGCTTGGGGGCGGCCGGGCCAGCgagagcgagggagggggggagaagagcagtggaggagggggaggaggaggcggggggggCTCAGACAGCCCCCTGCCGTCCATACCGTCGGCGTCGTCGCTTACGTCGGCCTACCCGATTGCCTCTCGACATTTCAAGAGCAATGCCAAGGTGAGATTACGAGGAGTACAGCTCCAGAAACATCCCAGTGTGATTCAGCGCCACGCGAGAACGTCATTTAATGAGCATCAACAAACgttatgctttttttgtgggacGAATATGTCACCCACATATTTATTGTTCTAATAATTGTCTTTGTCTTTGCAGAAAATGCAAAGCTGGTACAATGTGAGTATCCCTTtccatccctttttttttttttttttttttggaggggtgTCTTCATTGATACCAGCCAAAGCTCCTTTGTTCCTCTCCGTCAGGTCCTCAGCCCCACGTACAAGCAACGGAACGAGGACTTCCGTAAAATCTTCAAGAAGCTCCCGGACACGGAACGACTCATAGTGGGTGAGTACCGAAGAATCAACGAACGTCCTTGACTTGAGAGCTTTGAGTCCACTGAACGCTcatcttgtttcttttctccccccaacccccccgcAGACTACTCGTGTGCTCTCCAGAAAGATATCCTGCTTCAGGGTCGCCTGTATCTGTCTGAGAACTGGCTGTGTTTCTACAGCAACATATTCCGCTGGGAAACCACTGTGAGCGCTCGCTGCGTTATTTGCGGATCGCTCGTTGCTGATAAAAGTCACACGCACATACTTCAAGACACaacagccggccggccgggttaAACAATGTCAATCATCTACTTCCTACTACAGGCAGGATTATTTCATAGCATAGAAAAATGTAGCATTCATTTCTAGGTCAGggtaatggatttttttccgctgacatttttccatccatcaaaACCATACGCTACGTTTCTGGCTTTGCAGATCACTATCCTGCTGAAAGACGTGACCTCCATGACCAAGGAGAAGACGGCCAAGCTCATTCCCAACGCCATCCAGATCAGCACGGACAATGAGAAGGTCAGCCTTAACTCGCACGCGCTTATTTGATAAGAGTCCgtctaaaaaaacaagctgAGTCGGCGCCATAGGACAGCCAACTGatcttttccttccttcccgttGAAACGCTCAGCACTTCTTCACCTCTTTTGGCGCGCGGGATCGCAGCTTTATGATGATTTTCCGCCTGTGGCAGAACGCGCTGATGGACAAGGTACGAGCGATCAGCAGCTCGCTGCTTTTACTCGCTGAGTACAAACGGGCCGGTCATGTGAGAGTAATATTTTCTACATGGTTGCAGTCGTTGTCCCCCAAAGAATTGTGGCATATTGTGCACCAGTGTTACGGCACCGAGCTGGGCCTCACCAGTGAGGACGACGACTACGTCTCCCCGACCGCCGAGCACATGAACGGCCTGTTGTGAGTGACCGACCCTAAAAGCAAACTGTTCGCAACATCCCAGTCAGTCAATAAAGTCGCCCTAACCCATCGTCGTACCAGGCCCGGAGAAGAGTCCGTGTCCGTCACCGATCTTCTGGACCTGAGCTCGGTGTCGCTTCCCTCCTCGGGCAGCTCCCCTCCTCCGCTGGTACCGTGCGCTCAGGCCAGCCCCCCCTCGGCGACCTACGGCGCGGCAGGCTCGTCCCCGCCCTCCTCTGCCTGCTGCCTGCCCATCGAGGTGCCGGCCCCGGCGGGTCGCCGGCTCAGCTCGGATCCCCCGGAGCCGAGCCCGCCCAGCTCCCACGGCTCGGTGGCGTCCGCCGCCCTCACCAATGTGAGTGTTCATTTGTGTATACGTGATGCAGGACATTCTCACAACGGCTGAAGAatgattcatttgaaatgtacgGTGTGTCCTGGAATTTGCCTGTGAGCGTCCGCTGTGCTTTCAAAAGCAGCGCAGTGGCAACTGCGAGCGGCCTTCACCTCCCCTTAAGAGTCATATGACGATGGCCTGTTTGCTTTCCCCCTCAGAACCCGGAGGAAGGCGGGGACAGCCTGTCCGAGGCATCCGCTCACATGCTGCCCCTGCCCAACACCAGCCTGGGAAACCTCTCCTCGTTGGACGCCACCAACGATGAGGACCTGCCCACCGACCCCAGCAACTCGTCCGACACGCAGGAGGAGAGTGAGTGGCTGGTTTGAATGACACGTTTTTTTCACCCCATCACAAGACAACAATTGTAAACGTCCATCCGTCCGACCTTCAGGTGAGGTGGAGTCGTTCTGCGTGGATCTGAACGGGCGGCTGCACGTCAATACGGCCGTGCGAATGAGCGTGGACAAGCTACACGACCTGCTCTTCTCCGCCGACACGCACTTCATCCGCCACCTTTTCTCGCAGCGACATTTTACCGGTCGGTACACAATGCACATGTACACCCCATTCTTGTTCCCCTGTCCAaggaaagcactttttttttttggtcatgctATTATAGCCTCCCTCCATTGTCACTTGTTGAGAGTTCTTTCAGTCCTTTGAAATGAGGACAGCGTGAGTGGATTCGGCCAATGGGCTGCCGAGGAACATTGTGTCACGCTAATTGGGGCATGTGACCTGGCTCTTCTTTTCACCCGGCATTCCATCTTCATCTGCAGGCCCTCCTGTCTTCCATCCTCAAAGCTTTTACAATGATCTTTTAGTCATTCTTTTGCTCTGGCAGACCTGGCGGTGGGCGAGTGGCAGCGGGACGGCAGCAGCGGGACCACCAGCCGCGTGCTCAGCTACACCATCGCCCTCAACAACCCCCTGGGGCCCAAGACCGCCCCTGTGGTGGAGACGCAGGTAAGACCCTCAGCCGTCAGAGTTTGATTGCACCGGCCCAACGTCCGTCCTCCCGTGTCTAGACGCTGCACAAGAGCAGCGCTCAGGGCGAGTGCTACGTGGTGGACTCCGAGGTGATCACGTCGGGAATCCCGTACCAGGACTACTTCTACACGGTCCACAGATACTGCCTCACCTCCATCAGCAAGAACAAGAGCCGCCTCAGGTGACTTTATAgaacccccaccccaccctcgTGAAAGTTCTCTCAACAATTGCTCTTGCTCTAGAATTTCATCCGACATCTGCTACCGGAAGCAGCCGTGGAGTCTGGTCAAAGCTCTCATTGAAAAGAACACGTGGAGCGGGATTGAGGAGTACTACCGCCACATGGGTCAGTCGATTAGTCAGTCAGTCTTGCTTGCTTCTCGGGCCCCAAACGGCCTGCCAAGCAGCACCACCACCGACTTCCGTGCgaacaaatctttttgttCCTCCTCGCCAGAGAGCGAAGTGTGCAAGCTGGAGACGCTGCTTCAATCCGAAGTGAGCGTGGTGACCGCCGGGGACGTCACAAGTGCCGGCGAAACCGCCAAGACGCCGCCGGCCCTGCGACGGCGTAAGCGCACCTGCTCGCGCCGCCAAGGAGACCGGGATGGAGGGGGCGGCGCCGAGCGCGGAGACAGGGCCGTCGGGGAGGAGCGAGAGCGCAGGGACGCCGGTTAGTCCGCTGCCGTTGACGATCTCTACCGTACTGTCTTGATTTGAgtatcagctttttttttttttttgtaggtgcTCAGTATAAGAAGTTGGGAGAGCGCGCCCGTGGCGGTGCGCAGAATAGCGTCTCCACCATCCTCCTCATCGTCAGCTTCATGTAAGTAACAACATAGGTGATTGATTCATTGACTAACTCGActtatttgataaaaaaaaaaaaaaagtcgcaaTTACTGCGTCAATGCTTACAGTTTGACGGTGCCTTTCCTCGgcatcttctctttttttgtctctcctTGTGGTGTGCGGCTTTGTAGGATCTGTATCAGGTGCAGTATCAAAGGCTTTTATGTACTCGCTCGCTCTGCCGTTGCAAAGCCACACTTGATTACAGGAAATGTCCGACTTGAACAAATTGGACTCATGCGATTAATCGAGCGCAAACGTATTGATAGTTCCTGTAATGAAGTCCCACTGTGACGTGAGTGCACACAAAAGTGCTTGTGAGCCACTTTCATGTGCTTCTCATTATCATTTAACACACCATGcacacactttttattttaaccatAGTTCGCTCAATTGTGGCCAATGGCAATCATTTACATCGTATAAGatttatagtattttttttcccccttattGTAGTCATGTTAGTTGCTTTAAACATCATAATTTaagcacaacaaaaatgatcttgtttacattcacaaatgttttcacCTATTTCCACTTTTTTCCAGAATTTATTCTCCATGCCTTGCTGAAAATTCCTCTATGCGTGTGTGCTCGGGCAATGCCATGTATAATATAAAAGTATTGCTTTGGTACCACCTTGTGGCATCTATAGGGAATTACAAACCCTTTTTTTCGAGTGCCAATTTCCCATAGATGTCATCTTGCTGTCAGTGTTATGTGCTTGGTGGAAGCAAGTTCTTCAGTGTTGACTATCGTTCTTGATCCaccatgtgtgtgcgtgtttttttttctttttctgatcAGCCTGGTGGTGCTGGTGGCGCTCAACATGCTGCTTTTCTACAAGCTCTACGCTCTGGAGAGGGCGGCACACACGCTGGAGACGTGGCACTCGTACTCACTGGCGGACAGGTGAGCTTCTCTGGAAACTTCTTTTTACTTTGAGTTTCTTAGAGGACTCTTGTTACATAAAACTTGAGTCATGGAATCAATGGACTTGCTCTCAAATGGTTTCCGTCCCCACCGTCAGTCCTCTTCCTCAGACGGCAGGAGAGTGGGCTCAGGTGTTGCAGCTCCAGAGACAGTTCCACCAGGCGCAGCTCAGCAAGTGGCAGCAGATTCTACAGTCATCCGTGGCTCTTCTTgaccaggtgtgtgtgtgtgtgtgcgtgtgtgtgcgcccatCCTCAAATGTAACAGTGCATTGCACCTTCCATAAAACTTGCATTCTCTACTGTTTCACTAGATGAAGCAGTCCCTTGAAAAACTCCACCAAGGCATCGCCGTCCCCGGGGTCCACCAGGACCAGCCGGCCGAGACGGACGCGTGAGCCCATCCTGTACGGTACCGTCAACACCCCACATCCAATACCGACCCACCTACACGGATGGTCCACCtttacagaaagaaaaaacaaaccaccAGGGAACTATATGAACCACTTTTCACCTGTTTGACTTGAAAACCACACGGCCCTGTGGTGACTCTGCAATAAAACTCGGATGGAGGCCCACAGGTGGGCCCTCCAAAACGCCACATCAGAGAATCACACtgaatttttttgcttttgttttccaacatCTTCCCACGCCATTTTTTGTACTTCCAAGTTGGCGTAAATCTTGGGATTtgatgttttaaaaagaaatgggaCATGAAGACAAGCTTGTTAGTCAGGACCGTTACAGTATTTGATGCCCAAGCCCGGCCCTCCCCGTGCTCCGATTGGCTGTCGAGAGGGGCCCGCCGGTAAGGGCTGTAGTACAGATTGTTCTTGAATGTTTCATAGTAGGATATAAtgtcaacaataataataataattattatgatGTGTGTGCATCCACGAGACGTCCAcgttacatttcatttttgtattagcttttttttttctgctattttTCCGAAATCTCATTCGCTTGCCAATCATAAAGGACCAACCGGAATTCCGCGACGGAACAAAAGGGAATTTCTCGTATGTAATACATTTCTcccacctctttttttttttttaattgtcatgTCCCCAACTCCTTTTATTTCCCCACTCACCTCTATCACTCTATCTTTCCTGACCTCCCTCGTTCCCTCCAGTTTGTTACGGCCCTGCTGTGCATGGCCGACCGCACACGACAACAAAAAgggtgtattatttattttgggaggGGTGCGGAGACGAGAATGTACTGTGAAGATGTGATTGTGCACACGGAgagaaatggaaaagaaaaaaaaatgcaacaagtCCTGGctctttgtgtgtatgtgtgcgtctTTACtacatttatgaaaaaattgAAATCTCATGAGCTTCAACCAAAAACTTCAtgggaaaatatttggaaaaaaatctttgataCCATTTAATGTTGATaacaactaaaataaaaataaaataaagtctgAAAATGTATATTGCAAATTGTATTGTAGTAAATTATAAGCtatatttaaatgctgatatttgaaataatttaagtattttcttcctgtttaaatttcagatttttttaatataaaaatataaatgtgatGGTTTTTATTAGCCAATAATTGTGTAGGCCGCAGCCCTTAAAATACGCATAAAACCAGTGAATAACTTTACATTctattttattatgttttcattcagtgaagtgttatttatgttaagaaaaaaagcaggtaaGAAAAAGTGATGAACGCTATTGTacttcaaatatttgcacTTGATTGAAAGTACACAAACACGTTGTTAGtgaacattttttctttcaatcttGATCCCAAACCCCTTTTTCCTTAGAACTCAGCAAAATGGTATATGCTCTATTTTCCAACAttgttgtaaaaataaatccgATATTTCATACGGtagtcttgttttatttttgccccTTTTCCTGTTAGGCAGTGCAAGGCGGTGCTTTGCTGCCCTCTAGCGGCTACTATTAAAATACGTAAAACACGCACACTGTTTGTTGTACAGTTGGATAAAGTGGCTGGAATGGAGCGTCACACTCCTGTCCTGGCGTGTTGTCGCGGAGGAGACGGTGATGCTGAAGGTGGATGTGAAAATCCATCTCTGCGCCAGCACTTTCCCACTCTGAGGTCAAGCACAACAACATGAAACACATGCTAATGTTTCCCATTAAACTCTGTTTTGACATGTAAATTTCACAGGAGTTATGGAAATAAAAGGGAAAATAGAAACAGGTATTATAGGAGGTATTGTGGATTTCAGCCTACCATGTGTTAATCTGCCTCCTGCGCATCGGCGcagttgtctttgttttcagaCGCTACGGCTAAATACTCGGCCCTGAggcgaggaagaggaaggaggatCAGCAGCAGGAAGGAGAGAAAGAGTCAAACAGGTTGAAAGAATCCAAGGTCAGAACGtacattgttttcattcagGAGGAGAACATTGAGTGACTGAAGCATGACGTCACAAAAAATGTTCCTTTGCAAAATGAATCCACTCCAACTATCCGTCtatttgcatgaaaatgtgtgttgaCTCACGCGCTCTCCCTCAAGGCCTCCTCGCCGGCCGCTGAGATCTTTCTGTAGCAGTAGATCATCTCCACCAGAAGCCACAGCTGCAGGCCGATGATGGCCACGTACATCATCACCTCAGACAAGATGGACGCTACGCCCCTCGTCACTGACACATGAAGGAACAGCATAGGTGAGTTCCTCTTTCTATGGTTATCATCacccccgaaaaaaaaaatacataaagaaGTCAAGGGCGCATACTTTTGGGCACCACGCGTACGTTGATGATCTTGCTGGTGTTGGAGCGGAAAGTGTAGTCGTTGTAGACGAGCACACGGCTGAAAACGCACTTGTAGCTGCCCCTGTCGTTGAAGGTGATGTTGGTGATGTAGATGGAGCCGTCCTGGAGGTCCAGCGTCCGTCTGCTGCCGCGCCACTGCACTCGCGACATAAAGCGCTCGTCCAAAATCCAGCCCCGCTCATTCCCGTAGCTGTACAGCTAACAAAACATAACATTCATTCCAATGCCATtagtttaatttttgttttggttttttattCCTTCTAAACTgatccatttctttttaaaaattggcAAAGAtgaaattttacatttttaattctttttcaaacaaaagaaactgtTAATGTGtatacatgtttttgttattgcaTTATATATGCAAAATTTGTAATTTAACTAGAAATGACAtcagtttacatttttttattgaaaacattgACAAGCTTTgggttttaaaatgttcattttaatttcaaaatgttttttagcaATGGTTTCTTTTCAAAAGACAATGTGTAAAATATGGTTGTGATGTCACTTACGTCATTaaaaatttcaaatgtattaaaatgttttagccatttgaaaaaataacattaaagttagtcatttaaaaacaaataaacataattgaacatttgaaaaagagcTCATGTCCAAACTGAATTTCATATCAAATTCAAGTTGTAGTTTtgcatattttgcatttcctATTTTATTCAATGAATCCCTCCTATTCCCTCATCCCCTGCTGCTCCCCTCGCGTGCGTGACTGACATGTGAGAAGTCGGCGTCGCCGGCGGCCTTGAAGAGCCAGGTGACGCTGGCCGTGGCCATGACCTCGCCCCTCCTCTTACACGAGATACAGCCCAGCTTGAAGCCTTGGTTGGCCACCGCCTCCGTGTCTGAGTCCACCTCCACGCATGCGCCCGCGCACACGCCCGCTGGAAAGAGAAACGGAAAACAAGCTCGTCAGCCCCTGACAAATATCAAATATTGCCTTCATTATGACAAAGCCACAGTCATCCACTGTGCATGCATCTGCCGATGaaagtcatttttatattcaaaatacacacacaaacatcattCATAATTTCATAACGCATGGAGCACAACATCGATTTATGAGTaggtcaacaaaaacaacaatagcaATCAAGCAGGCTGCGGGCAGCTCAATGTCAAAAGCCTTTTTCTGCCGACACAGTAAAAATGATGTAACCAGACAGTGACCAACACATATGTGAACACTGCATCAAAAATGTCAGCGTTACATAATCGGTGACCTGACAAGTCAGGATTACGCAACAGATATTCTAGAATGTGCCATGCGCCAGCTCACTAATCCTTTAGATGGAATTATGTCTGACCttaaatgcacacaaacacacaagtgtTTTTGGATGACTAATTGTGATGCAATGTGTCTCATAAATATACGATAGTGctgtttgtttaaaataattttgggaCTGTCGTAGTCCATTTCATTTCCTACTCAATTGTCAGGCAACGTGTTTGAGCCTTA
This DNA window, taken from Syngnathus acus chromosome 16, fSynAcu1.2, whole genome shotgun sequence, encodes the following:
- the gramd1a gene encoding protein Aster-A isoform X6 gives rise to the protein MFDTASNSPRSTPGSSPSLRRRVLGGGRASESEGGGEKSSGGGGGGGGGGSDSPLPSIPSASSLTSAYPIASRHFKSNAKKMQSWYNVLSPTYKQRNEDFRKIFKKLPDTERLIVDYSCALQKDILLQGRLYLSENWLCFYSNIFRWETTITILLKDVTSMTKEKTAKLIPNAIQISTDNEKHFFTSFGARDRSFMMIFRLWQNALMDKSLSPKELWHIVHQCYGTELGLTSEDDDYVSPTAEHMNGLLPGEESVSVTDLLDLSSVSLPSSGSSPPPLVPCAQASPPSATYGAAGSSPPSSACCLPIEVPAPAGRRLSSDPPEPSPPSSHGSVASAALTNNPEEGGDSLSEASAHMLPLPNTSLGNLSSLDATNDEDLPTDPSNSSDTQEESEVESFCVDLNGRLHVNTAVRMSVDKLHDLLFSADTHFIRHLFSQRHFTDLAVGEWQRDGSSGTTSRVLSYTIALNNPLGPKTAPVVETQTLHKSSAQGECYVVDSEVITSGIPYQDYFYTVHRYCLTSISKNKSRLRISSDICYRKQPWSLVKALIEKNTWSGIEEYYRHMESEVCKLETLLQSEVSVVTAGDVTSAGETAKTPPALRRRKRTCSRRQGDRDGGGGAERGDRAVGEERERRDAGAQYKKLGERARGGAQNSVSTILLIVSFMICISLVVLVALNMLLFYKLYALERAAHTLETWHSYSLADSPLPQTAGEWAQVLQLQRQFHQAQLSKWQQILQSSVALLDQMKQSLEKLHQGIAVPGVHQDQPAETDA
- the gramd1a gene encoding protein Aster-A isoform X5, translating into MLMCSVEKVDFNITSRAVARLVFEAEHDHRNGGNSSNGSTASNSPRSTPGSSPSLRRRVLGGGRASESEGGGEKSSGGGGGGGGGGSDSPLPSIPSASSLTSAYPIASRHFKSNAKKMQSWYNVLSPTYKQRNEDFRKIFKKLPDTERLIVDYSCALQKDILLQGRLYLSENWLCFYSNIFRWETTITILLKDVTSMTKEKTAKLIPNAIQISTDNEKHFFTSFGARDRSFMMIFRLWQNALMDKSLSPKELWHIVHQCYGTELGLTSEDDDYVSPTAEHMNGLLPGEESVSVTDLLDLSSVSLPSSGSSPPPLVPCAQASPPSATYGAAGSSPPSSACCLPIEVPAPAGRRLSSDPPEPSPPSSHGSVASAALTNNPEEGGDSLSEASAHMLPLPNTSLGNLSSLDATNDEDLPTDPSNSSDTQEESEVESFCVDLNGRLHVNTAVRMSVDKLHDLLFSADTHFIRHLFSQRHFTDLAVGEWQRDGSSGTTSRVLSYTIALNNPLGPKTAPVVETQTLHKSSAQGECYVVDSEVITSGIPYQDYFYTVHRYCLTSISKNKSRLRISSDICYRKQPWSLVKALIEKNTWSGIEEYYRHMESEVCKLETLLQSEVSVVTAGDVTSAGETAKTPPALRRRKRTCSRRQGDRDGGGGAERGDRAVGEERERRDAGAQYKKLGERARGGAQNSVSTILLIVSFMICISLVVLVALNMLLFYKLYALERAAHTLETWHSYSLADSPLPQTAGEWAQVLQLQRQFHQAQLSKWQQILQSSVALLDQMKQSLEKLHQGIAVPGVHQDQPAETDA
- the gramd1a gene encoding protein Aster-A isoform X7, with the translated sequence MFDTASNSPRSTPGSSPSLRRRVLGGGRASESEGGGEKSSGGGGGGGGGGSDSPLPSIPSASSLTSAYPIASRHFKSNAKKMQSWYNVLSPTYKQRNEDFRKIFKKLPDTERLIVDYSCALQKDILLQGRLYLSENWLCFYSNIFRWETTITILLKDVTSMTKEKTAKLIPNAIQISTDNEKHFFTSFGARDRSFMMIFRLWQNALMDKSLSPKELWHIVHQCYGTELGLTSEDDDYVSPTAEHMNGLLPGEESVSVTDLLDLSSVSLPSSGSSPPPLVPCAQASPPSATYGAAGSSPPSSACCLPIEVPAPAGRRLSSDPPEPSPPSSHGSVASAALTNNPEEGGDSLSEASAHMLPLPNTSLGNLSSLDATNDEDLPTDPSNSSDTQEESEVESFCVDLNGRLHVNTAVRMSVDKLHDLLFSADTHFIRHLFSQRHFTDLAVGEWQRDGSSGTTSRVLSYTIALNNPLGPKTAPVVETQTLHKSSAQGECYVVDSEVITSGIPYQDYFYTVHRYCLTSISKNKSRLRISSDICYRKQPWSLVKALIEKNTWSGIEEYYRHMESEVCKLETLLQSEVSVVTAGDVTSAGETAKTPPALRRRKRTCSRRQGDRDGGGGAERGDRAVGEERERRDAGAQYKKLGERARGGAQNSVSTILLIVSFMICISLVVLVALNMLLFYKLYALERAAHTLETWHSYSLADSPLPQTAGEWAQVLQLQRQFHQAQLSKWQQILQSSVALLDQMKQSLEKLHQGIAVPGVHQDQPAETDA
- the gramd1a gene encoding protein Aster-A isoform X1, whose translation is MSSARPVPTLSILPPSSDTESWSRSPSPRPNRTGRHLRSYRTGRSRTRKRSADKRSGTPQIVIEEEIGPAPSEGPQIRSEEQGRDQDLLLPPCQTWSRSPSPSRRSRWSLRSLLGRDSDWDSCSTASNSPRSTPGSSPSLRRRVLGGGRASESEGGGEKSSGGGGGGGGGGSDSPLPSIPSASSLTSAYPIASRHFKSNAKKMQSWYNVLSPTYKQRNEDFRKIFKKLPDTERLIVDYSCALQKDILLQGRLYLSENWLCFYSNIFRWETTITILLKDVTSMTKEKTAKLIPNAIQISTDNEKHFFTSFGARDRSFMMIFRLWQNALMDKSLSPKELWHIVHQCYGTELGLTSEDDDYVSPTAEHMNGLLPGEESVSVTDLLDLSSVSLPSSGSSPPPLVPCAQASPPSATYGAAGSSPPSSACCLPIEVPAPAGRRLSSDPPEPSPPSSHGSVASAALTNNPEEGGDSLSEASAHMLPLPNTSLGNLSSLDATNDEDLPTDPSNSSDTQEESEVESFCVDLNGRLHVNTAVRMSVDKLHDLLFSADTHFIRHLFSQRHFTDLAVGEWQRDGSSGTTSRVLSYTIALNNPLGPKTAPVVETQTLHKSSAQGECYVVDSEVITSGIPYQDYFYTVHRYCLTSISKNKSRLRISSDICYRKQPWSLVKALIEKNTWSGIEEYYRHMESEVCKLETLLQSEVSVVTAGDVTSAGETAKTPPALRRRKRTCSRRQGDRDGGGGAERGDRAVGEERERRDAGAQYKKLGERARGGAQNSVSTILLIVSFMICISLVVLVALNMLLFYKLYALERAAHTLETWHSYSLADSPLPQTAGEWAQVLQLQRQFHQAQLSKWQQILQSSVALLDQMKQSLEKLHQGIAVPGVHQDQPAETDA
- the gramd1a gene encoding protein Aster-A isoform X3 — translated: MSSARPVPTLSILPPSSDTESWSRSPSPRPNRTGRHLRSYRTGRSRTRKRSADKRSGTPQIVIEEEIGPAPSEGPQIRSEEQGRDQDLLLPPCQTWSRSPSPSRRSRWSLRSLLGRDSDWDSCSTASNSPRSTPGSSPSLRRRVLGGGRASESEGGGEKSSGGGGGGGGGGSDSPLPSIPSASSLTSAYPIASRHFKSNAKKMQSWYNVLSPTYKQRNEDFRKIFKKLPDTERLIVDYSCALQKDILLQGRLYLSENWLCFYSNIFRWETTITILLKDVTSMTKEKTAKLIPNAIQISTDNEKHFFTSFGARDRSFMMIFRLWQNALMDKSLSPKELWHIVHQCYGTELGLTSEDDDYVSPTAEHMNGLLPGEESVSVTDLLDLSSVSLPSSGSSPPPLVPCAQASPPSATYGAAGSSPPSSACCLPIEVPAPAGRRLSSDPPEPSPPSSHGSVASAALTNNPEEGGDSLSEASAHMLPLPNTSLGNLSSLDATNDEDLPTDPSNSSDTQEESEVESFCVDLNGRLHVNTAVRMSVDKLHDLLFSADTHFIRHLFSQRHFTDLAVGEWQRDGSSGTTSRVLSYTIALNNPLGPKTAPVVETQTLHKSSAQGECYVVDSEVITSGIPYQDYFYTVHRYCLTSISKNKSRLRISSDICYRKQPWSLVKALIEKNTWSGIEEYYRHMESEVCKLETLLQSEVSVVTAGDVTSAGETAKTPPALRRRKRTCSRRQGDRDGGGGAERGDRAVGEERERRDAGAQYKKLGERARGGAQNSVSTILLIVSFILVVLVALNMLLFYKLYALERAAHTLETWHSYSLADSPLPQTAGEWAQVLQLQRQFHQAQLSKWQQILQSSVALLDQMKQSLEKLHQGIAVPGVHQDQPAETDA